Below is a genomic region from Methanofollis sp. UBA420.
GCCTTGCACCCGACGCCCTCTCCCTCCGCGAGGAAGTCTTCGGGCCCGTCCTCCCGGTCGTCGAGGTGGAGAGTCTCGACGAAGCGCTTCAGGAGGCGAACAGCACGAAGTACGGACTCGGGGCATCGATCTGGACAAAGAACCTGGAGCGGGCCGAGCGGGGCTGCAGGGACCTGGAAGCCGGCATCGTCTGGGTGAACCAGCACCTCAAGATCCCGCCTGAGGCTCCTTTCGGCGGGACGAAGTGGAGCGGTATCGGGCGGGAAAACGGTCGTGCCGCACTGGACAGGTACACCGAGGAAAGATCGATCCTTGTCAGAACATAAAAGGGCAGGGCGCTGCCGGAAAACCTTCCCCTCCATTCAGGTCGGGAGGAATCGTGTGTTTGTGGGAAGATGAAGGAAATAGGGAAGATAGTGCGCTTCAGTCTCTGAAGAGCACGTGGGTGGTCATCGACTCCGCGCCGAAGAACGCCTTGCAGAACTCGCCCATCTTCTTGGGGCCGTATTCCTTGCAGGAGAAGATATCGAGATAGGCAGCGTTGGTCTCGTTGGCAAAGTGACCGGAGACAAGGGAGGTCTCGATGAGCTGCATCATAGAATAGCCGGCGACCTTCTCACACGGGCCGAAGTGAACGACGGTCGGTTCGCCGAAACGCTTCATGTCGATGAGGTCGCAGAGTTCTACGATGAACTGCTTGATCTTGTCGGCGTCTCTGATGGTGGCCGGGTTGCAGTTCTTCAGGTCGACACTCGTGTACAGACCCCAGGATCCCTGAGCGTTAAACTTCTTGATGATCTCGTCGTCTGAGAGAGTATCCCAGTAGTTCGTGGTCTCGTTCAGGGTGAGCATGTCATTCTGGTTGTGAATCTCGGTTGCGGTCATATTCATCACGATCCCCTCCGGGAGAGTTCCCTGGAGGCTATGATGTAATAACAACATCAATTGAAGATTTAAAAATATCTATCCAGATACCCCACAGGGAATGAGATAAAACGGGCAGATTAGAGAATAAAATGAGAATTAATGACCAATAATGAGGGATTTCTGGAATAGATGGCAATATTATGCCGAAACCGATCTACCCCGGATTTACGCCGCGTTTGATCCTCCCGTACACAGCAGGGCACGCCCGTGGCCCCGATCGGTTTTGCGCTCTATAAATGGCCAGATTTACATTCGGCACCATCAGACTCATGGAAAAAAGGATTTGAAGGGTTTAATTTGGCTAAAACAAGTCAATTCTGTTTTAATTTGAAATTTTAAGTTTCCAGAAAGAATAATCAGAGATAGTATGGCCATTCCTCCATTATATCAGGCAAATGGAAAAACGTCCATATATCTGTGAATTCAGTATGAAAAATAAATGGAAAATAATGTGTTCATCGATGAACATTATCATTCATTTGCCACCTGCCGGTGCGGCAAGGCATCCAGTTCGGGGGCGGAACCGAACGCGGCCACATACCGCGCCACGGCCCGCGGCGCACCGTCAAGAAGACGGCGGACGGTGTTATAGACACTCGGGCGGACGGCAGGATCGACCGAACGCATGACCCCGAGAAGGACGGCGACAAGGGGGGCCTGATGCTCCTCTCCCATCCTGTCAAGGGCGCCGAAGACATCCAGGGCGCTGACCGTGTTGTACTCGTTGATCCCGGCAAGACGTCCAAGCACCCGGGCAAGATACTCCCTCCCGGCCGGGGTCTCCAGGGAGACCATCCTGTTGCGGACGAACCTCCCGTAGAGCGCCCTCTGGTCATTGCTCTGCTCGATCCTGAAGGACGGCGACGCCTCTACCCGCCGCACAAGGTCGATACAGTCGGGCGCCGTGACGCCGGCGACGACGGCAAGGAACATTTCCCAGGAGACCAGGTCGGCCCGGGATTCTTCCTCGAAGATATCGAGCACGGCCATGCGGTCGGGCGCCGACGAGTCCATATAGGCTGCAAAGGCAGCAAGACGGTCGGTGGTGCAGGAGGCCCTCTCAAACTGCTCCCTGATCAGGGCGTGCACCGCGGGCGTGTCGAGGGAGGCGAGGAGGCCGAGGACCACATTCTTCACCTGCCGCGCCTTGATCGCGGCCGGACTCCGGTCGGCAGGCGCCGCGGCGTACCGGAGGTACAGGAGACGGAGGGCCTCTTCATACCGGGAGGCGATGTCCCTCTGGAGGCGGTCCCGTGCTTCGTGCAGTGCGGTGTAGCGGTGGGCATAGCGGGGGTCGTCGACCGACTCGAAGATGGTCAGAAAATCCCCGCCGACCGCGGCCATCAGGGCGTCATCGGAGAGGAGGTCGGCATAGAGGTCAGAGAAAGCAGGCGATGGGACTGCATCGGGATCGTCAAGGAGTCTGATCATCTCGGCCTCTGCAAGGTTCTGGAAAGCGCAGAACCTTCCAATCATATCGGGGTCGTGCCGCGCCCGGAGATGACGTTCTTCCGGCGTTGCATCGTCAATCAGTTTCCCGTAGAATGAATAGCCGCGGTTTGCCGCGACAAAGGCCGGCCTTTCCACGCCGGTAAAGACGACCTCCTCGTGGCGTCCGGTGACCTGGTGGGTCGCCCCCGCGACCTCGCGGCCCTCCCTGTCCATCAGGGCGATCGCACAGGGGAACTCCCAGGGCTCCATACCCGCGGGTGTCTCCTGATCGAGGGTGAGGGTGCAGGTGCGAGACGTGGGGTCATAGGAGTGCACCATCCGCACCGTCGGGTACCCTGTCTGCTTCAGCCAGAGATGCGCCATGCGTGCAAAACTCCTTCCTGCCACCTCCTCCATCGCATCAAGCCAGTCCTGCCTCGACGCGTTGCCATGGGCAAACCGCCGGTGATAGAGGTCGAGGCCCCGGGCAAAGGCCTCCCTCCCCATGACAGTCTCGATCATCCTGACGAACTCGGGGGCCTTGACATAGGTGACGCCGTTGATCAGTTCGTTCGGGTCGTTGAACCCGTCAGGCTCGATCGGCATGGAGGCCGCGCCGGCGTCGAGGGCGAAAGTCCCGGTCTCCGGGTCGACGAGGTCGACGACACTCTGGAGACGGGCATAGTCTTCGCCGAAGAGGAAGGCGAAGTGCGCGTTCTCCACGTGGACTGTCACCGCCTCGTTGAGCCAGAGTTCGAAGGGGCTCTTTCCGGTGACCTCGGAACCGTTCAGGTTGTGGTAGTACTCGTGGACCTTCACCCGGATCATGTACTCATAGGCCCGGTCGGTCATCCGCCTGTACGGCATGATCCTGTTGGCCGTGATCGTGGTGTTGCCGACATTCTCCATGCCGCCATAGTCCGAGTTCTGCATCCCGATCTCGCGGTAGACCGTGCCGGTGTAGGCATAGCCCGGATTGATCTTCCGGACCTTGCGGGCGAGGTCGGCACGGAGGGCCGAGACCCGCCCGGCGTCCCCGTCCTCTTTCGCCCTGTCGCGTTCGTGGCAGAGGGCCCAGAGATCGGCACGGAGATCGGTGTGGCCGTATTGGTCGGGGCCGGTGAAGAGATAGACCCAGAGAACGCCGTCGGCAAGCGCCTCCAGGGAAGCCCTGGCGACCGCCGGGTCAGAGCCAGGCGGTGCAAGCAGTTCGAGGGCGAAGGTCCGGCCGTCCGGGTACTCGAACTCGCGGGAAAAGGTGGCGTACGTCCCCACACCGAGGAAGAAGAGGTACGGCGCCATCGGTGTCGTCGTGTTGTCGTAGGTGATGACGCTCCTGCCATCGCCCATCGGCTTCCTCCCGGATAGGACGTCCCCGTTGGAGATGATATTTGTGTAGCGCTCGTCGGCGATGATCGTCGTCGTATAGGTGCACTTCGCCGTCATGTCGTCGAAGCATGGGACAAGTCTCTGAAAACCCCATTGCTGGCACTGGGTGATCTGGGTCGGCGGCGCCCCTGCCGGAGTCTCGTCGTAGTACAGGCCTTCAAGCAGCGTCCGTGACGGCCTGCAGCGTGTCCTGGTGAGGAGATGGAGGTCGGTGCCCGGTCCGACCGGGGCGTCGAAGGAGAAGACGAGGAAGTGACGGTCCCGGTCATAGGTGATACCGGCCGCGGCCTCCTCGCATGAGGCGGCCACGACTTCGAGGTCGCGGACATTCAGTTCAAGACGGTTGACCGGCCGGTCGCGCACCCGGACATGCAGGCGCGAAGAGACGTCGGTGACATCGTCACAGACAGAGAAGGTGAGGTCCATGTGGACGACCTCGACAGGCAGTTCCCCGAAATCTTCAGGATAATAGGTAAAAATACGCGTCATCGACTCGAAAAAGGATGGGCCGGGAAAGGGGATTACTGTTCCGACAGCAGGCCCTGCACCAGGGACCTGACTTTGCCGAGGGGAACTCCCCGATCTGTCAGGACGCAGAGGATACTGTCGCCATGAGGCACAGTACAGAGACGGCCGACAGGCGTCTCAAGGATGAAGTACGAGAGACTCCCCGCGCCCAGGGAACCGAGGAGGGAATCGGACTCCCAGAGGGAGGCTGCAATATCGGCACATGCAAGCCCTTCAGGGCAGGACCCCGCAAGAACGGTCATCTCCTCCTCGGTACACCGTGCCACCAGGCGGACGCCGTCCTCCTCCCGGGGGAGGGGGGAGGAAACCGGCACTCCGGCCGCCTCGCTCCGGGAAAGGCCAGCGGAAATATTCTCTTTCTCTTCGTTGTGGACGGGCACGTCCTCTGCCTGACACCAGGCGACGGCGGCGGCGAACTCCTCGTCGTCGTACTTGCAGAGAGTCAGTTCGAGGACCTCCATGGAGGAGAGGTATTCACGCGCCGCATTCCCTCTCAGTGTGATACCACCGTATCTGAAGAAGTACGCGACCGCCTCACCCCTCCTGATCAGGACAAAACCCCTGCCGTCCCTGACGGCGACCTTCACCGCCCCGAGAAAACGCACCGTATGGGAGTAAACCCAGGACAGGGGGGCTTGCATCGTTCCAAGGCTGGTTCCTTCAGGCAGATTGTTGGTCATAGCACAGATTCGATAAGGTCGCGGTTCTTCTTCATCTCATACCTGACACGCCCGGCATTCGCACCGGGCTCAAGGAGCACCATCAGCACAGGGCCGTTCCCGAGAGGCGTGGCAAGGATGTTCCCCCCGTCCGCTTCGAGCATTGCGTCCTCGTAGCCGTCGGCACCGATCCCCGCGGAGAGACGTTCCCAGACGTCCCGCACCGTGGGGACAAGAGATGCCGCGGTTTCCCAGTCCGCAGTCCCGGCCTCGCCGAGAATCTCGCCGTCAGGCCCCGCGACGCATGCGGCAACGGCCCCGGCAACGAGCAGTTTGCTCAGGGTAAAGTTAATCAGCAGAGTATCTCCCTCCAGTCATCTTCATTATTCCGGGGAAAGGATCCTCTCCCTCACCCGCCCGGCGACCCCCTCGTCGGGGGTCTGACCGAACGCCCGGGCACAGGCGCTGGCCCGTGCCGCGAGGAGAAACCCGGCAGAATAGCCGGATCTCTCCTTCGGCGCCAGAGCGACGATGTCGCAGAGCGGCATAACCCCACTCATTTGCCGTCTTCACGCGAGAGGGCGTCAAGGATCTTGTACGAGTTGAGCATCCTGTTGAATGAGGTGGCGAGTTCGCCGATCTCGTCGTTGGTCATGATCTTCACCTCAGAGTTCCGCAGGTCGCCCATAGAGACGCTCCTCGCCACCTCGGAGAGCTGAGTGATGGGACTTGTGATGCTTGTTGCAAGGAAGAAACTCCACATCACCACAAGGCCGAGAGTCACGAGAGTGAGGAGAAAGACAGTCGCAGGCAGGCCGATTGCTGCCACGATACCCTCGGTGTCGCCCATAGAAATGAGGCCGATGAGCGCGATCGGGAGCACTGCCACAAAGAGCATGCTCACGAAGAGTTTGTAGAAGATCGGGATCTGGAGGGTGATGCTCCGCCCCGTCGTGCCGGACTTGATCGAACCTTCCATACTCAGATATTTACGTGCTCCAAATTTAAATATTTTGATTTTTGGTTTGATGCATTTTTTACCAAATTATAAATTAATAAGTATTTGCTCGACTTAAGCAGGTATCAAAAGACGTAATGATAAAAATACGGCTCAGGAAAAAAGGAAAACGGGAGATTACTCATTCTCGGCCTTAGATGCAGGATTACGGGACGAACGCCCTATCAGGGAGAGCACGGCAGGCATCACGATGATCGCACCAATCAGGGAGAAACCCACCGTGATCACGGTGACCACGCCGAAGTTCTGGATGATGTTAAAGCTGGAGAGGATGAGCGCCGAGAAGCCGAAGACCGTGGTCATGCCTGAGACGGTGATCGCCGTCCCTATCTGGGAGACGCTCTGCTGGACCGCATCATAGAGTTCTCTCCCCTTCTCCCTTTCCTCATAGTATCTCTCCATGATCAGGATGGTGTACTNNNNNNNNNNNNNNNNNNNNNNNNNNNNNNNNNNNNNNNNNNNNNNNNNNNNNNNNNNNNNNNNNNNNNNNNNNNNNNNNNNNNNNNNNNCTCCATGATCAGGATGGTGTACTCCGAGGCCACGCCGATGGTCATCGAGCCCAGGCAAGCCGTCAGCGGAGTGTAGTCGATCCCGAGAGCGTACATGATCAGCCCGTTCCAGCCGATGATCATGATGATCGGGACCAGCGGCGACGCCGCCTTCCCGATCTTCCTGTACACGAGGAAGAGGAAGGCCAGGATCAGCCCGAAGCCGAGGAGGGTCATCTGCGTCTTCCCTTTCTCGATGTCGTCTATCAGGGTCGTGAACAGTTCCAGTTTGCCGGTCGGGTCGGCGACAATCCCGGCAGGGGGCTTCTCCCAGGCAATGTCCTGTCGCACCTTCGTGATCAGGTCTTTGGCCTGTTCCATCTCCATGTCGGTAAGGGAGAACTGGACGACCGCCTCCATGTTGCCGGCAAGATATTTTCTCTTGGTATCGTCGGGGATCCGGTCGAGAACGGCCCGCACCTCGGCATCGGTCTGTGGCATCACGCCGTTGTTGTACCGCAGGATCTCGGTGATGATGCTGGTCGCTCCGGTGATCTGGGCGTTTTCCTCCACCTCATAGGCCGAGAACCCCTGCATCCACCGCAAACTTTCGAGGGAGGTGACACCGTCGCCCCTGATATAGACGGGCAGTGTCTGGGTCGAGCCCATGGTCCGGACGATCTTTTTCAGGTCCACGACCGCCGGCATGTCGGAGGGGACGAAGGTCTGCTCGTCGGTGCTGATCCTGATCTCGTTGTCCATCTCGACGCCGATGAAGGCGACGAGGCCGAGGATGAGGAGGATGGGGATGGGGTTCTTTGCGATCTTCACCGCAAGGTTGCCGAGGAACTGGTTGTATGCCTCGATCGCACCGCCACTGGTGGCACTCTCCTCCTTCTTCGGCCGGTATTTCACCAGGACGCCGAAGGTCGGGACGGCGATGAGGGCGGCAAGATAGCACATCACCACGCCGATGACGCAGACCATCCCGAAGCTCCGCACCATGGGGACAGGCGAGATCCCCATGGCGATAAAGCCCATGGAG
It encodes:
- a CDS encoding roadblock/LC7 domain-containing protein, with the translated sequence MTNNLPEGTSLGTMQAPLSWVYSHTVRFLGAVKVAVRDGRGFVLIRRGEAVAYFFRYGGITLRGNAAREYLSSMEVLELTLCKYDDEEFAAAVAWCQAEDVPVHNEEKENISAGLSRSEAAGVPVSSPLPREEDGVRLVARCTEEEMTVLAGSCPEGLACADIAASLWESDSLLGSLGAGSLSYFILETPVGRLCTVPHGDSILCVLTDRGVPLGKVRSLVQGLLSEQ
- a CDS encoding MMPL family transporter, producing the protein YTILIMERYYEEREKGRELYDAVQQSVSQIGTAITVSGMTTVFGFSALILSSFNIIQNFGVVTVITVGFSLIGAIIVMPAVLSLIGRSSRNPASKAENE
- the speD gene encoding S-adenosylmethionine decarboxylase; its protein translation is MLTLNETTNYWDTLSDDEIIKKFNAQGSWGLYTSVDLKNCNPATIRDADKIKQFIVELCDLIDMKRFGEPTVVHFGPCEKVAGYSMMQLIETSLVSGHFANETNAAYLDIFSCKEYGPKKMGEFCKAFFGAESMTTHVLFRD
- a CDS encoding HAMP domain-containing protein, whose amino-acid sequence is MEGSIKSGTTGRSITLQIPIFYKLFVSMLFVAVLPIALIGLISMGDTEGIVAAIGLPATVFLLTLVTLGLVVMWSFFLATSITSPITQLSEVARSVSMGDLRNSEVKIMTNDEIGELATSFNRMLNSYKILDALSREDGK
- a CDS encoding M1 family metallopeptidase, whose protein sequence is MTRIFTYYPEDFGELPVEVVHMDLTFSVCDDVTDVSSRLHVRVRDRPVNRLELNVRDLEVVAASCEEAAAGITYDRDRHFLVFSFDAPVGPGTDLHLLTRTRCRPSRTLLEGLYYDETPAGAPPTQITQCQQWGFQRLVPCFDDMTAKCTYTTTIIADERYTNIISNGDVLSGRKPMGDGRSVITYDNTTTPMAPYLFFLGVGTYATFSREFEYPDGRTFALELLAPPGSDPAVARASLEALADGVLWVYLFTGPDQYGHTDLRADLWALCHERDRAKEDGDAGRVSALRADLARKVRKINPGYAYTGTVYREIGMQNSDYGGMENVGNTTITANRIMPYRRMTDRAYEYMIRVKVHEYYHNLNGSEVTGKSPFELWLNEAVTVHVENAHFAFLFGEDYARLQSVVDLVDPETGTFALDAGAASMPIEPDGFNDPNELINGVTYVKAPEFVRMIETVMGREAFARGLDLYHRRFAHGNASRQDWLDAMEEVAGRSFARMAHLWLKQTGYPTVRMVHSYDPTSRTCTLTLDQETPAGMEPWEFPCAIALMDREGREVAGATHQVTGRHEEVVFTGVERPAFVAANRGYSFYGKLIDDATPEERHLRARHDPDMIGRFCAFQNLAEAEMIRLLDDPDAVPSPAFSDLYADLLSDDALMAAVGGDFLTIFESVDDPRYAHRYTALHEARDRLQRDIASRYEEALRLLYLRYAAAPADRSPAAIKARQVKNVVLGLLASLDTPAVHALIREQFERASCTTDRLAAFAAYMDSSAPDRMAVLDIFEEESRADLVSWEMFLAVVAGVTAPDCIDLVRRVEASPSFRIEQSNDQRALYGRFVRNRMVSLETPAGREYLARVLGRLAGINEYNTVSALDVFGALDRMGEEHQAPLVAVLLGVMRSVDPAVRPSVYNTVRRLLDGAPRAVARYVAAFGSAPELDALPHRQVANE
- a CDS encoding roadblock/LC7 domain-containing protein — its product is MRDVWERLSAGIGADGYEDAMLEADGGNILATPLGNGPVLMVLLEPGANAGRVRYEMKKNRDLIESVL
- a CDS encoding hydrophobe/amphiphile efflux-3 (HAE3) family transporter, with translation MKSPYQIIADMIVRHPAVVAGLFVAVMLVAFYGTGLISMETGSDTYMDKTTPRGMLFDKYADSFMSDSIMLLVETDDVLNPEVLAYMDRVQADIADERYVASTQSIADLVRQVNGGTLPASAAEVQTAKALVPPEILGRYVPSNMMTIGIVTLEPGVSSEVRENVLTSIASVVAISNPPPGVQVTVSGDPAFAQQMKQEMGASMGVLIGAAMLLMILAVGLLFSHVRYRLLPVAVVATGLILTFGLMGIAGIHINMATIGAFPVLIGIGIDYAIQFHSRFEEERRLAPIDESVITTITKTGPSVLYAMLSTSMGFIAMGISPVPMVRSFGMVCVIGVVMCYLAALIAVPTFGVLVKYRPKKEESATSGGAIEAYNQFLGNLAVKIAKNPIPILLILGLVAFIGVEMDNEIRISTDEQTFVPSDMPAVVDLKKIVRTMGSTQTLPVYIRGDGVTSLESLRWMQGFSAYEVEENAQITGATSIITEILRYNNGVMPQTDAEVRAVLDRIPDDTKRKYLAGNMEAVVQFSLTDMEMEQAKDLITKVRQDIAWEKPPAGIVADPTGKLELFTTLIDDIEKGKTQMTLLGFGLILAFLFLVYRKIGKAASPLVPIIMIIGWNGLIMYALGIDYTPLTACLGSMTIGVASEYTILIME